One genomic segment of Nonomuraea coxensis DSM 45129 includes these proteins:
- a CDS encoding TSUP family transporter has protein sequence MTPDLLTGEHLLALAGVLLGALAQAATGMGFSLLAAPVMVLHLGPRDGVAATVALAVLSSVVPLLRDGRHARPGEVARLLVPALACTPLAALALRGVDTRWLALAAGAGVIIAVCVLASGVRWSRLRRPEGAVATGAASALLNVVGGVGGPPIGLYAANAGWEPATTRGNLHAFFILHNTATALVLGIVLPGAPELLALAAGTASGMLLAPRLPVAALRSAVLGASLLGGIALTVGAL, from the coding sequence ATGACCCCGGATCTCCTCACCGGCGAGCACCTGCTGGCGCTCGCCGGTGTGCTGCTCGGTGCGCTCGCGCAGGCTGCCACCGGCATGGGCTTCTCGCTGCTGGCGGCGCCGGTGATGGTGCTCCACCTGGGGCCGCGCGACGGGGTGGCCGCGACCGTGGCGCTCGCCGTGCTCTCCTCCGTCGTGCCGCTGCTCCGCGACGGCCGCCACGCCAGGCCGGGCGAGGTGGCCCGGCTGCTGGTGCCCGCGCTCGCGTGCACTCCACTGGCCGCGCTGGCGCTGCGCGGGGTGGACACCCGCTGGCTGGCGCTGGCCGCGGGCGCCGGCGTGATCATCGCGGTGTGCGTCCTGGCGAGCGGGGTGCGCTGGAGCCGGCTGCGCCGTCCCGAGGGGGCCGTGGCCACCGGCGCCGCCAGCGCGCTGCTCAACGTGGTCGGCGGGGTCGGCGGCCCGCCGATCGGCCTGTACGCGGCCAACGCGGGCTGGGAACCGGCGACCACGCGGGGCAATCTGCACGCCTTCTTCATTCTGCACAACACCGCGACGGCCCTGGTGCTCGGCATCGTGCTGCCCGGAGCGCCGGAGCTCCTCGCACTGGCCGCCGGCACGGCCTCCGGGATGCTGCTGGCGCCCCGGCTGCCGGTCGCGGCGCTGCGCAGCGCCGTCCTGGGCGCGTCACTGCTGGGCGGCATCGCCCTGACCGTCGGAGCACTCTGA
- a CDS encoding aldehyde dehydrogenase family protein, with protein sequence MTITRELLIGGKSVPPRSGRTTADLNPYTGQPYATVAAAGPEDVTLAVDAAQAAFDDWAALSPFARRAIFLKAADLLQERGEQAAALMAGEVGGTRPWALFNVGLAANMLREAAAAITAPRGDVLAAQEEGALGLAVREPVGVVAAFSPWNAPLILGVRSVAAALAAGNTVVMKPSEDAPIACGLFVADVLAEAGLPAGVLNVVTNDPADAAGVAEALIADPRVRAVNFTGSTEVGRIIGTHAARHLKPAMLELGGKNAIIVLDDADLDYAVDAATFGVFMNAGQICMSGDRVLVHESLAGEFTARFAAKVAALPAGDPAEPTTVIGPLVSAAAARRVAALVSDAVAKGATVVTGGGEPVGAVHPATVLTGVPADADLYYGEGFGPICVIDTFATDEEAVTKANDTDHGLTAGIITENGTHGLRVARRLRTGIVHVGDQSVADEPQAPFGGFKSSGYGRFGGRWGIEAFTNTRWITLATQHAHYPF encoded by the coding sequence ATGACCATCACCCGCGAACTGCTCATCGGCGGCAAGAGCGTGCCCCCGCGGTCCGGCCGTACCACCGCCGACCTCAACCCCTACACCGGACAGCCGTACGCCACCGTGGCCGCCGCCGGGCCCGAGGACGTGACCCTCGCGGTGGACGCGGCGCAGGCCGCCTTCGACGACTGGGCGGCGCTGAGCCCCTTCGCCCGCCGCGCCATCTTCCTCAAGGCCGCCGACCTGCTGCAGGAACGCGGCGAGCAGGCGGCGGCCCTCATGGCGGGCGAGGTCGGCGGCACCCGGCCGTGGGCCCTGTTCAACGTCGGCCTGGCCGCGAACATGCTGCGTGAGGCGGCCGCCGCGATCACCGCCCCCCGCGGCGACGTGCTCGCCGCGCAGGAGGAGGGCGCGCTCGGCCTCGCCGTACGCGAGCCCGTCGGCGTGGTCGCCGCCTTCTCCCCCTGGAACGCGCCCCTCATCCTCGGTGTCCGCTCGGTGGCCGCCGCGCTCGCCGCCGGCAACACCGTCGTCATGAAGCCCAGCGAGGACGCGCCGATCGCCTGCGGCCTGTTCGTCGCCGACGTGCTGGCCGAGGCCGGGCTCCCCGCCGGCGTCCTCAACGTCGTCACCAACGACCCCGCCGACGCCGCCGGGGTCGCCGAGGCGCTCATCGCCGACCCGCGCGTACGCGCGGTCAACTTCACCGGCTCCACCGAGGTCGGCCGTATCATCGGCACCCACGCCGCCCGGCACCTCAAGCCCGCCATGCTGGAGCTCGGCGGCAAGAACGCCATCATCGTGCTCGACGACGCCGACCTGGACTACGCGGTGGACGCGGCGACGTTCGGCGTGTTCATGAACGCCGGGCAGATCTGCATGTCCGGCGACCGCGTCCTGGTGCACGAGTCGCTGGCCGGGGAGTTCACGGCCAGGTTCGCCGCCAAGGTCGCCGCGCTGCCCGCCGGCGACCCGGCCGAGCCGACCACGGTCATCGGGCCGCTGGTCTCGGCCGCCGCGGCGCGGCGCGTCGCCGCCCTCGTCAGCGACGCCGTCGCCAAGGGCGCCACCGTCGTGACCGGAGGCGGCGAGCCGGTCGGGGCCGTCCACCCGGCGACCGTCCTGACCGGGGTGCCCGCTGACGCCGACCTGTACTACGGCGAGGGCTTCGGCCCGATCTGCGTGATCGACACCTTCGCCACCGACGAGGAGGCCGTCACCAAGGCCAACGACACCGACCACGGCCTGACCGCGGGCATCATCACCGAGAACGGCACGCACGGCCTGCGCGTGGCCCGCCGGTTGCGGACCGGCATCGTGCACGTCGGCGACCAGTCGGTCGCCGACGAGCCGCAGGCCCCGTTCGGCGGCTTCAAGTCCTCCGGTTACGGGCGCTTCGGCGGCCGCTGGGGCATCGAGGCGTTCACCAACACCCGCTGGATCACCCTGGCGACCCAGCACGCCCACTACCCCTTCTAG
- a CDS encoding NAD(P)-dependent alcohol dehydrogenase: MRVTAAVVDELGGRFHVEELDLDEPGPGEALVRVVASGVCHTDTITRHGDLPMPFPAVLGHEGAGEVVAVGDGVTSVRPGDHVVIGWPSCGTCRNCRDGEPRYCARLGEALCGGGRLLGPRAGQSALRRPDGSPVHSHFFGQSSFATHALTWADALVVVPKDAPLELLGPLACGIATGAGAVLNTVKPGPGSSLVIYGAGAVGLAAVMAARLSPATTIIAVDRHPSRLDLAVEFGATHTIDASRADPVAEVHRICDGPADHALECTGVIPVVRQAADSVGMLGTCVLIGGAPAGAEFALDHLTTLWGKRIVGTLGGSGRSETLIPTLIELHRQGRFPFDRLVRLYDLTDLETALQDSHRGEVLKPVLRMKDPS; this comes from the coding sequence ATGAGAGTGACGGCCGCGGTCGTCGACGAGCTCGGCGGGCGCTTCCACGTCGAGGAGCTCGACCTCGACGAGCCGGGACCGGGCGAGGCCCTGGTGCGCGTCGTCGCCTCGGGCGTCTGCCACACCGACACCATCACCCGGCACGGCGACCTGCCGATGCCGTTCCCCGCCGTGCTCGGCCACGAGGGCGCCGGCGAGGTCGTGGCCGTGGGCGACGGCGTCACCTCCGTACGGCCGGGCGACCACGTGGTCATCGGCTGGCCCTCGTGCGGCACCTGCCGCAACTGCCGCGACGGCGAGCCCCGCTACTGCGCCCGCCTCGGCGAGGCCCTGTGCGGCGGCGGGCGCCTCCTGGGGCCACGCGCCGGGCAGAGCGCGTTGCGCCGGCCGGACGGGTCGCCCGTGCACAGCCACTTCTTCGGCCAGTCGTCGTTCGCGACCCACGCGCTCACCTGGGCGGACGCCCTCGTCGTCGTGCCGAAGGACGCGCCGCTGGAGCTGCTCGGCCCGCTCGCCTGCGGCATCGCCACCGGGGCAGGGGCGGTGCTGAACACCGTCAAACCCGGCCCCGGCTCCAGCCTGGTGATCTACGGGGCCGGCGCGGTCGGCCTGGCCGCGGTCATGGCCGCCAGGCTCTCGCCCGCCACGACGATCATCGCGGTGGACCGGCACCCCTCCCGGCTGGACCTGGCCGTGGAGTTCGGCGCCACCCACACCATCGACGCCTCACGGGCCGACCCCGTCGCCGAGGTGCACCGCATCTGCGACGGCCCGGCCGACCACGCCCTGGAGTGCACCGGCGTCATCCCCGTCGTACGCCAGGCGGCCGACAGCGTCGGCATGCTCGGCACGTGCGTCCTCATCGGCGGCGCCCCGGCCGGCGCCGAGTTCGCCCTCGACCACCTGACGACGTTGTGGGGCAAGCGCATCGTCGGCACCCTCGGCGGCAGCGGCCGCAGCGAGACGCTCATCCCCACCCTGATCGAGCTGCACCGGCAGGGACGCTTCCCCTTCGACCGGCTGGTGCGCCTCTACGACCTGACCGACCTCGAGACGGCCCTGCAAGACAGCCACCGGGGCGAGGTGCTCAAGCCCGTCCTCCGAATGAAGGATCCTTCATGA
- a CDS encoding amidase: protein MRVDTIAAASAAVARGELSPVELTEHLLARIAATEPALHAYATVTAEAALARAKALAGEPVRGPLHGIPIGVKDLIDTAGVRTSYGSPRFAGHVPDRDATAVTRLLEAGTVILGKHTTHELAWGGRTDSACFGPTHNPYRRGRIPGGSSGGSAASVAAGSSLGGLGSDTAGSVRIPAALSGCVGFKPTRGRIPLDGVLPLAPSLDHLGVLARTVDDAALLMDGLAAPLSDEPPARLRVGWLGGWFAAVLAPEVRAALDAVRARLEDAGVAVVDVAVPDEPLMPEAPLARIVREAGAYHRAAFAEQPELFGPDVADLMRLPAPPAEQVERQEAALGRVVAALRSALDDGCDVLACATVPVTAPPIGAGTVTVDGREWPVEFVLTRLTAPFNAAGLPAITVPVALADGLPIGVQFAGGPLRDPAVLAAARLVQRLTPPPPPPSAIRTEGDQR from the coding sequence ATGCGCGTTGACACCATCGCCGCGGCGTCGGCGGCCGTCGCGCGCGGCGAGCTGTCGCCGGTCGAGCTGACCGAGCACCTGCTGGCCAGGATCGCCGCGACCGAACCGGCGCTGCACGCCTACGCCACCGTCACCGCCGAGGCCGCGCTCGCCCGCGCGAAAGCCCTCGCCGGCGAGCCCGTCCGCGGCCCGCTGCACGGCATCCCGATCGGCGTCAAGGACCTGATCGACACCGCCGGGGTGCGCACCAGCTACGGCTCGCCGCGCTTCGCCGGACACGTGCCGGACCGGGACGCGACGGCGGTGACCCGGCTGCTGGAGGCCGGGACGGTGATCCTCGGCAAGCACACCACGCACGAGCTGGCCTGGGGCGGGCGGACCGACAGCGCCTGCTTCGGCCCCACGCACAACCCGTACCGGCGCGGGCGCATCCCCGGCGGCTCGTCCGGCGGGTCGGCCGCCTCGGTCGCCGCCGGCAGCTCGCTGGGCGGTCTCGGCTCCGACACGGCCGGCAGCGTGCGCATCCCCGCCGCGCTCAGCGGCTGCGTCGGCTTCAAGCCGACCCGCGGCCGGATCCCGCTGGACGGCGTGCTGCCGCTGGCCCCGTCGCTGGACCACCTCGGGGTCCTGGCCCGCACCGTGGACGACGCGGCGCTGCTCATGGACGGGCTCGCCGCCCCTCTCTCGGACGAGCCGCCCGCGCGGTTGCGGGTCGGCTGGCTGGGCGGCTGGTTCGCCGCGGTGCTCGCCCCCGAGGTGCGCGCGGCGCTCGACGCCGTACGGGCCCGGCTGGAGGACGCCGGCGTGGCCGTCGTGGACGTCGCCGTCCCCGACGAGCCGTTGATGCCGGAGGCGCCGCTGGCCAGGATCGTCCGCGAGGCCGGCGCCTACCACCGGGCCGCGTTCGCCGAGCAGCCGGAGCTGTTCGGGCCGGACGTCGCCGACCTGATGCGGCTGCCCGCGCCGCCCGCCGAGCAGGTGGAGCGGCAGGAGGCCGCGCTGGGCCGGGTCGTCGCCGCGCTGCGCTCCGCGCTCGACGACGGCTGCGACGTGCTGGCCTGCGCCACCGTGCCGGTGACGGCCCCGCCCATCGGCGCGGGCACCGTCACCGTGGACGGCCGCGAGTGGCCCGTCGAGTTCGTGCTGACCCGGCTCACCGCGCCGTTCAACGCGGCCGGCCTGCCGGCGATCACGGTGCCGGTGGCCCTGGCCGACGGCCTGCCGATCGGCGTGCAGTTCGCCGGCGGCCCGCTGCGCGACCCGGCGGTGCTGGCGGCGGCCCGCCTCGTCCAGCGGCTCACCCCTCCCCCGCCCCCGCCCTCCGCCATCCGTACCGAAGGAGATCAGCGATGA
- a CDS encoding MFS transporter has translation MPGTPAPRPTAEPAPAPRARAADLVTYSTGSIGMGVWVTVPGLLLLYFLTHTLGVPPFLAGLTLLLPKIVDVVVHPLLGTLSDRQARRSGHRGGLLRWGLLLGVAMAAMFSVPAGLSGPAAALWVGGWFIAGNLLFACFQVPYLTTPSDLRVGYHERTRIFMFRMLFLTSGLLGAGVAAPALVASGGRGDYSRMALLLAVAMVVSCLVALAGVRRLVGNCGFRLPDGRAHTALGDVRIAWRDRDFRALVLSYLFTGTTTHLFLAALPFYTEYVFADGGLTAVFMGAFLGPAMVAGPLWLRVSRRIGKQRGLLLSQGVFIAGSLVLLLGELLGVAATVAVVVALGTAFAGLQLFAFSMVPDAVAAAEARGTARAGAYTGVWTATEATGTAIGPYLYSAVLAAGGFVSTAGGHGVAQPDSALTALLAGFTVVPAVLMAAAVWFQRRYALDRPAGP, from the coding sequence ATGCCGGGCACACCGGCTCCCCGGCCCACCGCGGAGCCGGCGCCGGCGCCTCGCGCGCGGGCCGCCGACCTCGTGACCTACTCGACCGGCTCGATCGGGATGGGCGTGTGGGTCACCGTCCCGGGGCTGCTCCTGCTCTACTTCCTCACCCACACGCTCGGCGTCCCGCCGTTCCTGGCCGGCCTCACCCTGCTCCTGCCGAAGATCGTCGACGTGGTCGTGCATCCGCTGCTCGGCACGCTCTCCGACCGGCAGGCGCGCCGCAGCGGGCACCGGGGCGGCCTGCTCCGCTGGGGCCTGCTGCTGGGCGTGGCCATGGCCGCGATGTTCTCGGTCCCGGCCGGGCTGTCCGGGCCGGCCGCCGCGCTGTGGGTCGGCGGCTGGTTCATCGCCGGCAACCTGCTCTTCGCCTGCTTCCAGGTGCCGTACCTGACGACGCCGTCGGACCTGCGGGTCGGCTACCACGAGCGCACCCGCATCTTCATGTTCCGGATGCTCTTCCTGACGTCGGGGCTGCTCGGCGCCGGCGTCGCGGCACCCGCCCTGGTGGCGTCAGGCGGCCGTGGCGACTACTCCCGCATGGCTCTGCTGCTCGCCGTCGCCATGGTCGTGTCGTGCCTCGTCGCCCTGGCGGGCGTCCGGCGGCTCGTGGGCAACTGCGGCTTCCGGCTTCCCGACGGGCGCGCCCACACCGCCCTCGGCGACGTCCGGATCGCGTGGCGCGACCGCGACTTCCGGGCACTGGTGCTGTCCTACCTGTTCACCGGCACCACCACCCACCTCTTCCTCGCCGCGCTGCCCTTCTACACCGAGTACGTCTTCGCGGACGGCGGGCTCACGGCCGTGTTCATGGGCGCTTTCCTCGGCCCGGCCATGGTCGCCGGGCCCCTGTGGCTGCGGGTGTCACGGCGCATCGGCAAGCAGCGCGGGCTGCTGCTGTCGCAGGGCGTGTTCATCGCCGGATCCCTCGTGCTGCTGCTGGGCGAGCTGCTCGGAGTCGCGGCGACCGTCGCCGTGGTCGTGGCGCTCGGCACCGCCTTCGCCGGGCTGCAACTGTTCGCTTTCTCGATGGTCCCGGACGCCGTCGCCGCCGCCGAGGCGCGCGGTACCGCCCGCGCGGGCGCCTACACCGGAGTGTGGACCGCCACCGAGGCGACGGGCACCGCCATCGGCCCCTACCTGTACTCCGCCGTCCTGGCCGCCGGCGGGTTCGTGTCCACGGCCGGCGGGCACGGGGTGGCGCAGCCGGACTCCGCCCTCACCGCGCTGCTCGCGGGCTTCACCGTGGTGCCCGCCGTGCTGATGGCGGCGGCTGTGTGGTTCCAGCGCCGTTACGCCCTCGACCGGCCGGCAGGCCCATGA
- a CDS encoding SDR family oxidoreductase, whose product MTGATGRVGGRVARRLAAAGVPQRLAVRDPGRAPDLPGATAVRCAYGEPGAAAALEGAEVLFMVSASESPDRLDRHRAFVDDAARAGVRHVVYLSFFGAAPDAVFTLARDHWATEQHLRGSGLSCTFLRDNLYADFMPALVGEDGVIRGPAGEGRAAVVAQDDIADAATAVLLRPDAHAGRTYDLTGPHALTMAEVAAVLSRASGRTVTYRPETVEEAYRSRASYGAPDWQVDAWVSTYTAIAAGQLDGVSDDMRRLTGHAATPLADVVSAP is encoded by the coding sequence GTGACGGGGGCGACCGGCCGCGTCGGCGGCCGGGTCGCCCGCAGACTCGCCGCGGCCGGGGTGCCGCAGCGCCTGGCGGTGCGCGACCCCGGCCGTGCCCCGGACCTGCCCGGGGCGACCGCGGTGCGCTGCGCCTACGGCGAGCCGGGCGCGGCCGCCGCCCTGGAAGGCGCCGAGGTGCTGTTCATGGTCTCGGCCTCCGAGTCGCCCGACCGCCTGGACCGGCATCGGGCGTTCGTGGACGACGCCGCGCGGGCGGGGGTCCGGCACGTGGTCTACCTGTCGTTCTTCGGCGCCGCGCCGGACGCGGTCTTCACGCTGGCGCGTGATCACTGGGCCACCGAGCAGCACCTGCGCGGCAGCGGGCTGTCCTGCACCTTCCTGCGCGACAACCTCTACGCGGACTTCATGCCCGCCCTCGTGGGCGAGGACGGTGTCATCCGCGGCCCGGCGGGGGAGGGCCGGGCCGCGGTGGTGGCCCAGGACGACATCGCCGACGCCGCGACCGCCGTGCTGCTGCGGCCGGACGCGCACGCGGGCCGCACCTACGACCTGACCGGCCCGCACGCGCTCACCATGGCGGAGGTCGCCGCGGTCCTGTCGCGGGCGAGCGGCCGTACGGTCACCTACCGGCCCGAGACGGTGGAGGAGGCCTATCGCTCCCGCGCCTCCTACGGCGCCCCGGACTGGCAGGTCGACGCGTGGGTGTCCACCTACACCGCCATCGCGGCGGGGCAGCTCGACGGGGTGAGCGACGACATGAGGCGCCTGACGGGCCACGCCGCCACCCCGCTCGCCGACGTCGTCAGCGCACCCTAG
- a CDS encoding SDR family NAD(P)-dependent oxidoreductase, with amino-acid sequence MSTSRTSPGHLPGRRRDARGLRVIVTGASGTFGRAISARLAGLGAHVIGLDLAPRADDPVEVLACDITDDAGVPDAVAAAIAKLGGLDLLINNAGIGGPAPAELPPGAEVRRQLDINLLGAWRVTAACVDALVQSRGRVVMLSSRMAVMQLPLAAAYGASKRALVAYADALRLEIGTHVTVTCVYPSAVRSPIHDSTAAAGLSLEGMSSYEPLEGVVDAVLRAALGRARRDLATTRRGAVELFLARHLPSVTDRIIARTLSGRVRSGAFDGAELAAGVVARHARKP; translated from the coding sequence GTGAGCACGTCCCGAACCTCCCCCGGCCACCTGCCCGGCCGCCGCCGTGACGCTCGCGGCCTGCGCGTCATCGTCACCGGCGCGTCCGGCACGTTCGGCCGGGCGATCAGCGCCCGCCTGGCCGGGCTCGGCGCCCACGTCATCGGACTGGACCTGGCCCCGCGCGCCGATGACCCGGTCGAGGTCCTGGCCTGCGACATCACCGACGACGCCGGCGTTCCCGACGCCGTGGCCGCCGCGATCGCGAAACTCGGCGGCCTCGACCTGCTGATCAACAACGCCGGCATCGGCGGGCCGGCCCCGGCCGAGCTGCCGCCCGGCGCCGAGGTGCGCCGCCAGCTCGACATCAACCTGCTCGGCGCCTGGCGCGTCACCGCCGCCTGCGTGGACGCGCTCGTCCAGTCCCGCGGCAGGGTCGTCATGCTCTCCTCGCGGATGGCCGTCATGCAGCTCCCCCTCGCGGCCGCGTACGGCGCCTCGAAACGAGCGCTCGTCGCGTACGCCGACGCGCTGCGCCTGGAGATCGGCACCCACGTCACCGTCACCTGCGTCTACCCGTCGGCGGTACGCAGCCCCATCCACGACTCGACCGCCGCCGCGGGACTGTCCCTGGAGGGCATGAGCAGCTACGAGCCGCTGGAGGGCGTGGTCGACGCGGTGCTGCGGGCCGCCCTGGGCCGCGCGCGGCGCGACCTGGCGACCACCCGACGTGGCGCCGTCGAGCTGTTCCTGGCGCGGCACCTGCCCTCGGTCACCGACCGGATCATCGCCCGTACCCTGTCCGGCCGCGTCCGTTCCGGCGCGTTCGACGGGGCCGAGCTGGCCGCCGGCGTCGTCGCGCGCCACGCGCGAAAGCCGTGA